The Niastella koreensis GR20-10 genome includes a window with the following:
- a CDS encoding LON peptidase substrate-binding domain-containing protein gives MTNFIPIFPLNIVVFPGEKVHLHVFEPRYKQLINECFEAKKTFGIPSVVNNRLQEMGTLVRVNDIVQTYENGEMDIKTEGLRIFRVLEVIKQVPDKLYSGAIVNYPENDDAGNRELMQKVVKGVKEMHRLLNISKDFKKPDEELKSYDVGHHAGLSLEEEYEFLGLMKELQRQEFIKRHLQKVLPMLMEMEQLKEKVKLNGHFRNLSAFDFDL, from the coding sequence ATGACAAATTTTATTCCCATATTCCCCCTGAACATTGTAGTTTTTCCCGGTGAAAAAGTACACCTCCATGTTTTTGAGCCCCGTTATAAGCAATTGATAAACGAATGTTTTGAAGCCAAAAAAACTTTTGGTATTCCTTCTGTAGTGAATAACAGGTTGCAGGAAATGGGCACCCTGGTGCGGGTGAACGACATTGTGCAAACGTATGAGAACGGCGAAATGGATATTAAAACGGAAGGGTTGCGCATATTCCGGGTGTTGGAGGTAATTAAACAGGTACCCGATAAATTATACAGTGGCGCCATTGTAAATTATCCGGAGAACGATGATGCCGGTAACCGGGAGCTGATGCAAAAAGTAGTGAAAGGAGTAAAGGAAATGCATCGCCTGTTGAATATTTCAAAGGATTTTAAAAAGCCTGATGAGGAATTAAAGTCTTACGATGTGGGGCACCATGCAGGCTTGTCGCTCGAGGAAGAATATGAGTTTTTAGGATTGATGAAAGAACTGCAACGCCAGGAATTTATAAAACGGCATTTACAAAAAGTATTGCCCATGCTGATGGAAATGGAACAGTTGAAAGAAAAAGTAAAACTAAACGGACATTTCAGGAATTTATCGGCATTTGATTTCGATCTGTAA
- the lptC gene encoding LPS export ABC transporter periplasmic protein LptC has translation MRRTRITYYCFAALLMGCFFVFTSCENDEKVVNELFQKKVAVEEARNIESYLSQVGVVKAKLTSPYMLRVQADSPYMEFPKTMHVDFYNDSTVIESTVDSRYAKYVEFDRKVLLRDSVLVISIKNGDTLRTQELWWDQDKKEFYTDKPAHVFQRDKIIFAKNGLRAAQDLTSYTFYSSSGPMLVPQNGIPQ, from the coding sequence ATGCGAAGAACCAGGATTACATATTATTGTTTTGCAGCCCTGTTGATGGGTTGTTTTTTTGTATTCACCTCCTGTGAGAATGACGAGAAGGTAGTGAACGAGCTTTTTCAAAAGAAGGTAGCTGTTGAAGAAGCCAGAAATATAGAAAGCTATTTAAGCCAGGTAGGCGTTGTAAAAGCCAAACTCACTTCGCCGTATATGCTCCGCGTACAGGCCGATTCGCCTTATATGGAATTCCCCAAAACCATGCATGTTGATTTTTATAACGACAGCACGGTTATAGAAAGTACAGTGGATAGCCGTTACGCCAAATATGTGGAGTTTGACCGTAAAGTACTGTTGCGCGACAGCGTGCTGGTTATAAGCATTAAAAACGGCGATACCCTGCGTACCCAGGAGCTTTGGTGGGACCAGGATAAAAAAGAGTTCTACACCGATAAACCTGCACACGTATTCCAGCGCGATAAAATAATCTTTGCCAAAAATGGCTTGCGCGCCGCCCAGGATCTTACTTCCTACACTTTTTACAGCAGCT
- a CDS encoding type III pantothenate kinase — MVQTTTLCFDFGNTRLKCAVFNNRELQEVLILENDSIDTIQHLIAAYKPSRSILSSVVNHNPEMEQLLAAASRFHKLSHQSKIPITTPVGKPSDIGADRLALMAAAVDLFPTHNNLVIGLGSAITYNFVNKNKEFLGGGISPGMEMRFKSLKMFTAKLPLVEKDWNLPLIGYDTRTNILSGVILGMAKEIDGMIDAYAARYRNFNVVLTGGDAPYFVYHLKNRIFADPDLIFKGLYAISEHNNV; from the coding sequence TTGGTTCAAACAACTACGCTTTGCTTTGACTTTGGCAATACCCGGTTGAAATGTGCCGTGTTTAATAACAGGGAATTACAGGAGGTGCTGATATTGGAGAATGATAGTATTGATACTATTCAACACCTGATTGCTGCTTACAAACCTTCCAGGTCAATCCTTTCATCAGTAGTAAATCATAATCCCGAAATGGAACAGCTGCTGGCTGCAGCATCCCGCTTCCATAAACTAAGTCATCAGTCAAAAATACCCATCACCACACCCGTTGGCAAGCCTTCCGATATTGGGGCCGACCGCCTGGCGCTGATGGCTGCTGCCGTTGATCTTTTTCCCACACATAACAATCTGGTAATAGGGTTGGGGAGCGCCATCACCTATAACTTCGTTAATAAGAACAAAGAGTTCCTGGGCGGTGGTATTTCACCGGGCATGGAAATGCGGTTTAAATCGTTGAAGATGTTCACCGCTAAATTGCCTTTGGTTGAAAAAGACTGGAATTTACCCCTCATAGGCTACGATACCCGTACCAATATACTCAGTGGCGTTATCCTGGGAATGGCCAAAGAGATAGATGGCATGATAGACGCCTATGCCGCAAGGTACAGGAACTTTAACGTGGTCTTAACCGGGGGGGATGCGCCCTATTTTGTGTATCATTTGAAAAACAGGATATTTGCAGACCCTGACCTTATTTTCAAGGGACTTTATGCTATCAGCGAACACAATAATGTATAA